The Acinonyx jubatus isolate Ajub_Pintada_27869175 chromosome E3, VMU_Ajub_asm_v1.0, whole genome shotgun sequence genome has a window encoding:
- the VPS37D gene encoding vacuolar protein sorting-associated protein 37D isoform X2: MYRARAARAGPEPGSPGRFGILSTGQLRDLLQDEPKLDRIVRLSRKFQGLQLEREACLASNHALAKENLALRPRLEMGRAALAIKYQELREVAESCADKLQRLGADGAAAAGGAEPGGLPARLPARPRPGPPAADPGGEAAGAAAAPGAVCPASPHRCRGPPQTLPRRGRPAHRGRPGAAGSAPEPAPLGLPPRAPPEGLPRVPPGPGPSAEPSALAAGAPPPVGSGVRPPGGGPRET, encoded by the exons ATGTACCGGGCCCGGGCGGCGCGGGCGGGGCCGGAGCCCGGCAGCCCGGGGCGCTTTGGGATCCTCAGCACCGGGCAGCTCCGGGACCTGCTTCAGGATGAGCCCAAGCTGGACCGGATCGTGCGGCTCAGCAGGAAG TTCCAGGGCCTGCAGCTGGAGCGCGAGGCATGCCTGGCCTCCAACCACGCGCTAGCCAAGGAGAACCTGGCATTGCGGCCCCGCCTGGAGATGGGCCGGGCTGCCCTCGCCATCAAGTACCAGGAGCTTCGAGAGGTGGCCGAGAGCTGTGCGGACAAGCTGCAGCGACTGG GAGCAGATGGAGCAGCTGCTGCTGGGggagcagagcctggaggcctTCCTGCCCGCCTTCCAGCGCGGCCGCGCCCTGGCCCACCTGCGGCGGACCCAGGCGGAGAAGCTGCAGGAGCTGCTGCGGCGCCGGGAGCGGTCTGCCCAGCCAGCCCCCACCGCTGCCGCGGACCCCCCCAGACCCTTCCCCGCCGCGGCCGTCCCGCCCACCGGGGCCGCCCGGGGGCCGCCGGCAGTGCCCCGGAGCCTGCCCCCCTTGGACTCCCGCCCCGTGCCCCTCCTGAAGGGCTCCCCCGGGTGCCCCCTGGGCCCGGCCCCTCTGCTGAGCCCTCGGCCCTCGCAGCCGGAGCCCCCCCACCGGTAGGATCCGGCGTACGGCCCCCCGGTGGGGGGCCCAGAGAAACTTGA
- the VPS37D gene encoding vacuolar protein sorting-associated protein 37D isoform X1, producing the protein MYRARAARAGPEPGSPGRFGILSTGQLRDLLQDEPKLDRIVRLSRKFQGLQLEREACLASNHALAKENLALRPRLEMGRAALAIKYQELREVAESCADKLQRLEESMHRWSPHCALGWLQAELEEAEQEAEEQMEQLLLGEQSLEAFLPAFQRGRALAHLRRTQAEKLQELLRRRERSAQPAPTAAADPPRPFPAAAVPPTGAARGPPAVPRSLPPLDSRPVPLLKGSPGCPLGPAPLLSPRPSQPEPPHR; encoded by the exons ATGTACCGGGCCCGGGCGGCGCGGGCGGGGCCGGAGCCCGGCAGCCCGGGGCGCTTTGGGATCCTCAGCACCGGGCAGCTCCGGGACCTGCTTCAGGATGAGCCCAAGCTGGACCGGATCGTGCGGCTCAGCAGGAAG TTCCAGGGCCTGCAGCTGGAGCGCGAGGCATGCCTGGCCTCCAACCACGCGCTAGCCAAGGAGAACCTGGCATTGCGGCCCCGCCTGGAGATGGGCCGGGCTGCCCTCGCCATCAAGTACCAGGAGCTTCGAGAGGTGGCCGAGAGCTGTGCGGACAAGCTGCAGCGACTGG AGGAGAGCATGCATCGCTGGAGCCCCCACTGCGCACTGGGCTGGCTGCAGGCAGAGCTGGAAGAAGCTGAGCAGGAAGCTGAG GAGCAGATGGAGCAGCTGCTGCTGGGggagcagagcctggaggcctTCCTGCCCGCCTTCCAGCGCGGCCGCGCCCTGGCCCACCTGCGGCGGACCCAGGCGGAGAAGCTGCAGGAGCTGCTGCGGCGCCGGGAGCGGTCTGCCCAGCCAGCCCCCACCGCTGCCGCGGACCCCCCCAGACCCTTCCCCGCCGCGGCCGTCCCGCCCACCGGGGCCGCCCGGGGGCCGCCGGCAGTGCCCCGGAGCCTGCCCCCCTTGGACTCCCGCCCCGTGCCCCTCCTGAAGGGCTCCCCCGGGTGCCCCCTGGGCCCGGCCCCTCTGCTGAGCCCTCGGCCCTCGCAGCCGGAGCCCCCCCACCGGTAG